The following coding sequences are from one Salvia hispanica cultivar TCC Black 2014 chromosome 3, UniMelb_Shisp_WGS_1.0, whole genome shotgun sequence window:
- the LOC125212373 gene encoding uncharacterized protein LOC125212373 isoform X5, whose translation MVVADSPEWLPPGFTVKTKYRSGKKVKYYLNVATGKKYNSKNEVIRCAKENNNILLVTPQTKNANDSGPSSVTKVDAISEKTIDSAWLPNGWTVEEKSRKRGSTAGLSYKYYLNVATCMKYNSKNEVIHCAEENNNILLVTPQTKNADDNGTSSVTKVDATSEKTNDYAWLPSGWTVEERRRKRGSTEGLSYKIYTESSTGRKFYSRPSVTRYLDNIAHTDIMTKQKKIDKVDEPLIDTSLQISPVRNTGSISVHKRKADSLTTVCAIDNVDENVPKQSPQIQSMTNTDTGHEDRRKGNSFVKIDNVGEPFPEMSPQVVSMTSNDGIREKKRRISSFVTVAVEWSTDKDLPDGWIKEIRTSKSGDRLRKDPFYTDPVSGYTFRSKPDALRYLETNDIRSCACKPRKRELDDIKSIENINLSSTPAKLKTQPFLGEESNGGAETSGTKVPAELDTNTLEQEQVNQENSIKSAEIGNKLEPENDVSKKDVRVMAVDAAMGSPVADPSTNQQLPESGRRIKTGSRKPKKRRESSSTPTRTSKRLAGSEPEMKINLDLNKPSLRAALRGSTAKVVDASPIAPLKASDISQSSIIEPAKEAVEQVVIGMETCQDANRPKEVEKPMPTEGSTIPAEQPGATGTAGTNPFVDGQQSQVSPLCYDFGDSWTNPLEFALKTLTGELPIEDTLTFPSCFREPFDDTFKEADVWLKQSNFDAPVNFQSEFPSHSESSKKQNAVDPSSVSFSGLGFSSCSGFNFQPSTEVGKKDSQNKFNP comes from the exons ATGGTCGTTGCGGACTCGCCTGAGTGGCTCCCCCCTGGCTTCACGGTCAAGACTAAGTACAGGTCTGGGAAGAAAGTTAAG TACTATCTCAATGTTGCAACCGGTAAGAAATATAATTCCAAGAATGAGGTCATTCGTTGTgcaaaagaaaacaacaatATTCTGCTTGTTACACCTCAAACGAAAAATGCCAATGACAGTGGGCCCTCCTCAGTTACCAAAGTGGATGCG ATATCAGAAAAAACAATTGATTCTGCATGGTTGCCTAATGGATGGACAGTggaagaaaaaagtagaaagagaGGCTCAACAGCGGGATTATCTTACAAG TACTATCTCAATGTTGCAACCtgtatgaaatataattcCAAGAATGAGGTCATTCATTGTGCTGAAGAAAACAACAATATTCTGCTTGTTACACCTCAAACGAAAAATGCTGATGACAATGGGACCTCCTCAGTTACCAAAGTTGATGCG ACATcagaaaaaacaaatgattATGCATGGTTGCCTAGTGGATGGACAGtggaagaaagaagaagaaagcgTGGGTCAACAGAGGGATTATCTTACAAG ATATATACAGAATCGTCAACTGgaagaaaattttattctagGCCATCTGTCACTCGATACTTGGATAACATAGCCCATACTGACATCATGACTAAGCAAAAGAAA ATTGACAAAGTGGATGAGCCACTCATAGACACATCTCTGCAGATTTCACCTGTCAGAAATACTGGTAGCATTTCTGTACATAAAAGGAAGGCCGACTCTCTTACAACGGTTTGTGCT ATTGATAATGTGGATGAGAATGTCCCAAAGCAGTCGCCACAGATCCAATCCATGACAAATACTGATACTGGCCATGAAGATAGAAGGAAGGGAAACTCTTTTGTAAAG ATAGACAATGTGGGTGAACCATTTCCAGAGATGTCACCACAGGTCGTATCCATGACCAGTAATGATGGCATTcgtgaaaagaaaaggaggaTCAGCTCTTTTGTGACG GTAGCTGTTGAGTGGTCAACTGATAAGGACCTGCCTGATGGCTGGATAAAAGAAATCAGGACAAGCAAATCTGGGGATAGGTTAAGAAAAGATCCG TTTTACACAGATCCGGTCAGCGGTTACACGTTTCGTTCTAAACCAGATGCCCTGCGGTATCTGGAAACAAATGATATTCGTAGCTGCGCCTGCAAACCCCGGAAAAGGGAATTGGATGATATCAAATCAATTGAGAACATAAACCTT TCTTCAACTCCAGCTAAGCTCAAGACTCAGCCTTTTCTTGGTGAAGAGTCAAATGGTG GTGCAGAAACTTCGGGTACAAAGGTTCCAGCAGAATTGGACACCAACACTTTAGAACAAGAGCAagttaatcaagaaaattctATCAAGAGTGCCGAAATAGGAAATAAGCTTGAACCAGAAAATGATGTCTCTAAGAAGGATGTTAGAGTTATGGCCGTAGATGCAGCTATGGGCTCCCCTGTGGCTGATCCCTCAACCAATCAGCAGCTTCCAGAAAGTGGGCGTAGAATTAAGACCGGCTCAAGAAAACCCAAGAAAAGAAGGGAGAGCAGCAGCACGCCAACACGAACTTCGAAAAGGCTTGCAGGTTCTGAACCTGAGATGAAAATCAACTTGGATTTGAACAAACCCTCTCTAAGGGCTGCTCTGAGAGGATCAACTGCTAAAGTAGTTGATGCTTCTCCGATTGCTCCACTTAAGGCTTCAGATATTTCTCAGTCATCAATTATTGAGCCAGCCAAAGAGGCTGTAGAGCAAGTAGTTATAGGCATGGAAACTTGTCAAGATGCTAATAGACCGAAAGAAGTTGAAAAGCCTATGCCTACAGAGGGCTCAACTATTCCAGCAGAGCAGCCAGGTGCAACAGGGACAGCTGGTACGAATCCATTCGTTGATGGTCAGCAATCACAAGTTTCACCACTTTGCTACGATTTCGGGGACTCATGGACTAATCCGTTGGAATTCGCCTTGAAGACTCTCACCGGGGAGTTGCCGATTGAGGATACCCTGACATTTCCAAGTTGCTTCAGGGAGCCGTTCGACGACACTTTCAAGGAGGCTGATGTGTGGTTGAAgcaatcaaattttgatgCTCCAGTTAACTTCCAAAGCGAATTTCCATCACATTCTGAATCATCGAAGAAACAAAATGCTGTTGATCCGTCGTCAGTGTCATTCTCTGGCCTGGGCTTCAGTTCTTGCAGTGGCTTCAACTTCCAGCCTAGCACAGAGGTCGGGAAGAAGGATTCGCAGAACAAATTTAACCCTTAG
- the LOC125212373 gene encoding uncharacterized protein LOC125212373 isoform X6 codes for MVVADSPEWLPPGFTVKTKYRSGKKVKISEKTIDSAWLPNGWTVEEKSRKRGSTAGLSYKIYSESSTGRKFYSKASVTRYLDNIAHTDIMTKQNKYYLNVATCMKYNSKNEVIHCAEENNNILLVTPQTKNADDNGTSSVTKVDATSEKTNDYAWLPSGWTVEERRRKRGSTEGLSYKIYTESSTGRKFYSRPSVTRYLDNIAHTDIMTKQKKIDKVDEPLIDTSLQISPVRNTGSISVHKRKADSLTTVCAIDNVDENVPKQSPQIQSMTNTDTGHEDRRKGNSFVKIDNVGEPFPEMSPQVVSMTSNDGIREKKRRISSFVTVAVEWSTDKDLPDGWIKEIRTSKSGDRLRKDPFYTDPVSGYTFRSKPDALRYLETNDIRSCACKPRKRELDDIKSIENINLSSTPAKLKTQPFLGEESNGGAETSGTKVPAELDTNTLEQEQVNQENSIKSAEIGNKLEPENDVSKKDVRVMAVDAAMGSPVADPSTNQQLPESGRRIKTGSRKPKKRRESSSTPTRTSKRLAGSEPEMKINLDLNKPSLRAALRGSTAKVVDASPIAPLKASDISQSSIIEPAKEAVEQVVIGMETCQDANRPKEVEKPMPTEGSTIPAEQPGATGTAGTNPFVDGQQSQVSPLCYDFGDSWTNPLEFALKTLTGELPIEDTLTFPSCFREPFDDTFKEADVWLKQSNFDAPVNFQSEFPSHSESSKKQNAVDPSSVSFSGLGFSSCSGFNFQPSTEVGKKDSQNKFNP; via the exons ATGGTCGTTGCGGACTCGCCTGAGTGGCTCCCCCCTGGCTTCACGGTCAAGACTAAGTACAGGTCTGGGAAGAAAGTTAAG ATATCAGAAAAAACAATTGATTCTGCATGGTTGCCTAATGGATGGACAGTggaagaaaaaagtagaaagagaGGCTCAACAGCGGGATTATCTTACAAG ATATATTCCGAATCGTCAACTGgaagaaaattttattctaagGCATCTGTCACTCGATACTTGGATAACATAGCTCATACTGACATCATgactaaacaaaataaa TACTATCTCAATGTTGCAACCtgtatgaaatataattcCAAGAATGAGGTCATTCATTGTGCTGAAGAAAACAACAATATTCTGCTTGTTACACCTCAAACGAAAAATGCTGATGACAATGGGACCTCCTCAGTTACCAAAGTTGATGCG ACATcagaaaaaacaaatgattATGCATGGTTGCCTAGTGGATGGACAGtggaagaaagaagaagaaagcgTGGGTCAACAGAGGGATTATCTTACAAG ATATATACAGAATCGTCAACTGgaagaaaattttattctagGCCATCTGTCACTCGATACTTGGATAACATAGCCCATACTGACATCATGACTAAGCAAAAGAAA ATTGACAAAGTGGATGAGCCACTCATAGACACATCTCTGCAGATTTCACCTGTCAGAAATACTGGTAGCATTTCTGTACATAAAAGGAAGGCCGACTCTCTTACAACGGTTTGTGCT ATTGATAATGTGGATGAGAATGTCCCAAAGCAGTCGCCACAGATCCAATCCATGACAAATACTGATACTGGCCATGAAGATAGAAGGAAGGGAAACTCTTTTGTAAAG ATAGACAATGTGGGTGAACCATTTCCAGAGATGTCACCACAGGTCGTATCCATGACCAGTAATGATGGCATTcgtgaaaagaaaaggaggaTCAGCTCTTTTGTGACG GTAGCTGTTGAGTGGTCAACTGATAAGGACCTGCCTGATGGCTGGATAAAAGAAATCAGGACAAGCAAATCTGGGGATAGGTTAAGAAAAGATCCG TTTTACACAGATCCGGTCAGCGGTTACACGTTTCGTTCTAAACCAGATGCCCTGCGGTATCTGGAAACAAATGATATTCGTAGCTGCGCCTGCAAACCCCGGAAAAGGGAATTGGATGATATCAAATCAATTGAGAACATAAACCTT TCTTCAACTCCAGCTAAGCTCAAGACTCAGCCTTTTCTTGGTGAAGAGTCAAATGGTG GTGCAGAAACTTCGGGTACAAAGGTTCCAGCAGAATTGGACACCAACACTTTAGAACAAGAGCAagttaatcaagaaaattctATCAAGAGTGCCGAAATAGGAAATAAGCTTGAACCAGAAAATGATGTCTCTAAGAAGGATGTTAGAGTTATGGCCGTAGATGCAGCTATGGGCTCCCCTGTGGCTGATCCCTCAACCAATCAGCAGCTTCCAGAAAGTGGGCGTAGAATTAAGACCGGCTCAAGAAAACCCAAGAAAAGAAGGGAGAGCAGCAGCACGCCAACACGAACTTCGAAAAGGCTTGCAGGTTCTGAACCTGAGATGAAAATCAACTTGGATTTGAACAAACCCTCTCTAAGGGCTGCTCTGAGAGGATCAACTGCTAAAGTAGTTGATGCTTCTCCGATTGCTCCACTTAAGGCTTCAGATATTTCTCAGTCATCAATTATTGAGCCAGCCAAAGAGGCTGTAGAGCAAGTAGTTATAGGCATGGAAACTTGTCAAGATGCTAATAGACCGAAAGAAGTTGAAAAGCCTATGCCTACAGAGGGCTCAACTATTCCAGCAGAGCAGCCAGGTGCAACAGGGACAGCTGGTACGAATCCATTCGTTGATGGTCAGCAATCACAAGTTTCACCACTTTGCTACGATTTCGGGGACTCATGGACTAATCCGTTGGAATTCGCCTTGAAGACTCTCACCGGGGAGTTGCCGATTGAGGATACCCTGACATTTCCAAGTTGCTTCAGGGAGCCGTTCGACGACACTTTCAAGGAGGCTGATGTGTGGTTGAAgcaatcaaattttgatgCTCCAGTTAACTTCCAAAGCGAATTTCCATCACATTCTGAATCATCGAAGAAACAAAATGCTGTTGATCCGTCGTCAGTGTCATTCTCTGGCCTGGGCTTCAGTTCTTGCAGTGGCTTCAACTTCCAGCCTAGCACAGAGGTCGGGAAGAAGGATTCGCAGAACAAATTTAACCCTTAG
- the LOC125212373 gene encoding uncharacterized protein LOC125212373 isoform X4: protein MVVADSPEWLPPGFTVKTKYRSGKKVKYYLNVATGKKYNSKNEVIRCAKENNNILLVTPQTKNANDSGPSSVTKVDAISEKTIDSAWLPNGWTVEEKSRKRGSTAGLSYKIYSESSTGRKFYSKASVTRYLDNIAHTDIMTKQNKYYLNVATCMKYNSKNEVIHCAEENNNILLVTPQTKNADDNGTSSVTKVDATSEKTNDYAWLPSGWTVEERRRKRGSTEGLSYKIYTESSTGRKFYSRPSVTRYLDNIAHTDIMTKQKKISPVRNTGSISVHKRKADSLTTIDNVDENVPKQSPQIQSMTNTDTGHEDRRKGNSFVKIDNVGEPFPEMSPQVVSMTSNDGIREKKRRISSFVTVAVEWSTDKDLPDGWIKEIRTSKSGDRLRKDPFYTDPVSGYTFRSKPDALRYLETNDIRSCACKPRKRELDDIKSIENINLSSTPAKLKTQPFLGEESNGGAETSGTKVPAELDTNTLEQEQVNQENSIKSAEIGNKLEPENDVSKKDVRVMAVDAAMGSPVADPSTNQQLPESGRRIKTGSRKPKKRRESSSTPTRTSKRLAGSEPEMKINLDLNKPSLRAALRGSTAKVVDASPIAPLKASDISQSSIIEPAKEAVEQVVIGMETCQDANRPKEVEKPMPTEGSTIPAEQPGATGTAGTNPFVDGQQSQVSPLCYDFGDSWTNPLEFALKTLTGELPIEDTLTFPSCFREPFDDTFKEADVWLKQSNFDAPVNFQSEFPSHSESSKKQNAVDPSSVSFSGLGFSSCSGFNFQPSTEVGKKDSQNKFNP, encoded by the exons ATGGTCGTTGCGGACTCGCCTGAGTGGCTCCCCCCTGGCTTCACGGTCAAGACTAAGTACAGGTCTGGGAAGAAAGTTAAG TACTATCTCAATGTTGCAACCGGTAAGAAATATAATTCCAAGAATGAGGTCATTCGTTGTgcaaaagaaaacaacaatATTCTGCTTGTTACACCTCAAACGAAAAATGCCAATGACAGTGGGCCCTCCTCAGTTACCAAAGTGGATGCG ATATCAGAAAAAACAATTGATTCTGCATGGTTGCCTAATGGATGGACAGTggaagaaaaaagtagaaagagaGGCTCAACAGCGGGATTATCTTACAAG ATATATTCCGAATCGTCAACTGgaagaaaattttattctaagGCATCTGTCACTCGATACTTGGATAACATAGCTCATACTGACATCATgactaaacaaaataaa TACTATCTCAATGTTGCAACCtgtatgaaatataattcCAAGAATGAGGTCATTCATTGTGCTGAAGAAAACAACAATATTCTGCTTGTTACACCTCAAACGAAAAATGCTGATGACAATGGGACCTCCTCAGTTACCAAAGTTGATGCG ACATcagaaaaaacaaatgattATGCATGGTTGCCTAGTGGATGGACAGtggaagaaagaagaagaaagcgTGGGTCAACAGAGGGATTATCTTACAAG ATATATACAGAATCGTCAACTGgaagaaaattttattctagGCCATCTGTCACTCGATACTTGGATAACATAGCCCATACTGACATCATGACTAAGCAAAAGAAA ATTTCACCTGTCAGAAATACTGGTAGCATTTCTGTACATAAAAGGAAGGCCGACTCTCTTACAACG ATTGATAATGTGGATGAGAATGTCCCAAAGCAGTCGCCACAGATCCAATCCATGACAAATACTGATACTGGCCATGAAGATAGAAGGAAGGGAAACTCTTTTGTAAAG ATAGACAATGTGGGTGAACCATTTCCAGAGATGTCACCACAGGTCGTATCCATGACCAGTAATGATGGCATTcgtgaaaagaaaaggaggaTCAGCTCTTTTGTGACG GTAGCTGTTGAGTGGTCAACTGATAAGGACCTGCCTGATGGCTGGATAAAAGAAATCAGGACAAGCAAATCTGGGGATAGGTTAAGAAAAGATCCG TTTTACACAGATCCGGTCAGCGGTTACACGTTTCGTTCTAAACCAGATGCCCTGCGGTATCTGGAAACAAATGATATTCGTAGCTGCGCCTGCAAACCCCGGAAAAGGGAATTGGATGATATCAAATCAATTGAGAACATAAACCTT TCTTCAACTCCAGCTAAGCTCAAGACTCAGCCTTTTCTTGGTGAAGAGTCAAATGGTG GTGCAGAAACTTCGGGTACAAAGGTTCCAGCAGAATTGGACACCAACACTTTAGAACAAGAGCAagttaatcaagaaaattctATCAAGAGTGCCGAAATAGGAAATAAGCTTGAACCAGAAAATGATGTCTCTAAGAAGGATGTTAGAGTTATGGCCGTAGATGCAGCTATGGGCTCCCCTGTGGCTGATCCCTCAACCAATCAGCAGCTTCCAGAAAGTGGGCGTAGAATTAAGACCGGCTCAAGAAAACCCAAGAAAAGAAGGGAGAGCAGCAGCACGCCAACACGAACTTCGAAAAGGCTTGCAGGTTCTGAACCTGAGATGAAAATCAACTTGGATTTGAACAAACCCTCTCTAAGGGCTGCTCTGAGAGGATCAACTGCTAAAGTAGTTGATGCTTCTCCGATTGCTCCACTTAAGGCTTCAGATATTTCTCAGTCATCAATTATTGAGCCAGCCAAAGAGGCTGTAGAGCAAGTAGTTATAGGCATGGAAACTTGTCAAGATGCTAATAGACCGAAAGAAGTTGAAAAGCCTATGCCTACAGAGGGCTCAACTATTCCAGCAGAGCAGCCAGGTGCAACAGGGACAGCTGGTACGAATCCATTCGTTGATGGTCAGCAATCACAAGTTTCACCACTTTGCTACGATTTCGGGGACTCATGGACTAATCCGTTGGAATTCGCCTTGAAGACTCTCACCGGGGAGTTGCCGATTGAGGATACCCTGACATTTCCAAGTTGCTTCAGGGAGCCGTTCGACGACACTTTCAAGGAGGCTGATGTGTGGTTGAAgcaatcaaattttgatgCTCCAGTTAACTTCCAAAGCGAATTTCCATCACATTCTGAATCATCGAAGAAACAAAATGCTGTTGATCCGTCGTCAGTGTCATTCTCTGGCCTGGGCTTCAGTTCTTGCAGTGGCTTCAACTTCCAGCCTAGCACAGAGGTCGGGAAGAAGGATTCGCAGAACAAATTTAACCCTTAG